In Cumulibacter manganitolerans, the following are encoded in one genomic region:
- a CDS encoding Ppx/GppA phosphatase family protein, translated as MRLGVLDVGSNTVHLLVVDAHRGGHPTPMHKHKVELRLAETLTKSGALTKAGESSLVQAVADAKEVAAEQGCDDLLAFATSAVRDATNSKAVLSRVRARTDVALRVLSGPDEARLTFLAVRRWFGWSAGQLLCLDIGGGSLELAIGIDEVPDVASSVPLGAGRLTREWLSGDPATKSEIAALREYVDETLASEVKAFQKTDRPDRAVATSKTFRSLARLTGAAPSSEGIRVPRELTLAGLRQLIGFISHMSSADLANLEGVSATRAHQLLAGAIVAESAMRNLGVPRLEICPWALREGVILRRLDMIDGAD; from the coding sequence ATGCGTCTGGGAGTCCTCGATGTCGGATCCAACACGGTGCACCTGCTCGTCGTCGACGCGCATCGCGGCGGCCACCCCACCCCGATGCACAAGCACAAGGTCGAGCTGCGGCTGGCCGAGACGCTCACCAAGTCCGGCGCGCTGACCAAGGCGGGCGAGAGCTCGCTCGTGCAGGCCGTCGCCGACGCGAAGGAGGTCGCGGCCGAGCAGGGCTGCGACGACCTGCTGGCGTTCGCGACGAGCGCCGTCCGCGACGCCACGAACTCCAAGGCGGTGCTCTCTCGGGTGCGCGCGAGGACCGACGTCGCCCTCCGCGTGCTGTCCGGACCGGACGAGGCGCGGTTGACCTTCCTCGCCGTCCGTCGCTGGTTCGGCTGGAGCGCCGGGCAGCTGCTGTGCCTGGACATCGGCGGCGGATCGTTGGAGCTGGCCATCGGCATCGACGAGGTGCCCGACGTGGCCAGCTCGGTGCCGCTGGGCGCCGGCCGGCTCACGCGCGAGTGGCTCAGCGGGGACCCGGCCACGAAGTCCGAGATCGCCGCGCTCCGGGAGTACGTCGACGAGACGCTCGCCTCGGAGGTCAAGGCGTTCCAGAAGACCGACCGGCCCGACCGCGCCGTCGCCACCTCCAAGACGTTCCGGTCGCTGGCGCGGCTGACCGGCGCCGCGCCGTCGTCGGAGGGCATCCGGGTGCCGCGCGAGCTGACCCTCGCCGGACTGCGCCAGCTCATCGGGTTCATCTCGCACATGTCCAGCGCGGACCTCGCCAACCTCGAGGGGGTGAGCGCGACCCGCGCCCATCAGCTGCTCGCCGGCGCGATCGTCGCCGAGTCCGCGATGCGCAACCTGGGGGTGCCGCGGCTGGAGATCTGCCCGTGGGCGCTGCGCGAAGGCGTCATCCTGCGCCGCCTCGACATGATCGACGGCGCCGACTAG
- a CDS encoding helix-turn-helix domain-containing protein translates to MSKKATPKDAAAGVSQVTFLTVAEVAAMMRVSKMTVYRLVHSGELPAVRVGRSFRVPEKAVHDYLDGAFIETA, encoded by the coding sequence ATGTCCAAGAAGGCAACGCCCAAGGACGCCGCCGCAGGCGTCTCGCAGGTCACGTTCCTGACCGTGGCGGAGGTCGCGGCGATGATGCGCGTGTCGAAGATGACCGTCTACCGTCTCGTGCACTCCGGGGAGCTGCCCGCGGTGCGCGTCGGCCGCTCGTTCCGGGTCCCGGAGAAGGCGGTGCACGACTATCTCGACGGCGCGTTCATCGAGACCGCCTAG
- a CDS encoding NAD-dependent epimerase/dehydratase family protein, translating to MTPRVVLVTGVSRFLGGATAHALAQDPRIERVIGVDITSAHPALAGHSRAEFVRADIRSPLIAKVIDSAGVDAVVHTDINASASASGGRASMKEANVMGTMRLLAACQHARLVTRLVVKSTGAVYGSSHRDPAMFTEQMQPRTLSGGYGKDAQDVEAYVRSFHRRRSDVSVTVLRFANLIGPSVDSVLAPYFAMRLVPILAGYDPRLQFVHEQDAVAALVRSATVADPVDGVFNIAAPDVMRLSQAVTRAGRLPLPVVGPAASVLGRAVRMLGFGDFTPDHIQFLRYGRAMDTSLAAERLGFRTEYSTREAFDDYLAGRGIRPTLPLRALRSALGVKR from the coding sequence GTGACCCCCCGCGTCGTACTCGTCACCGGTGTCAGCCGGTTTCTCGGCGGCGCGACTGCGCACGCGCTCGCGCAGGATCCGCGGATCGAGCGCGTCATCGGCGTCGACATCACCTCGGCGCACCCCGCGCTCGCCGGCCACAGCCGGGCGGAGTTCGTCCGCGCCGACATCCGCAGCCCGTTGATCGCGAAGGTGATCGACTCGGCCGGGGTGGACGCCGTCGTACACACCGACATCAACGCCTCGGCCAGCGCCTCCGGTGGCCGCGCCTCCATGAAGGAGGCGAACGTGATGGGCACGATGCGCCTGCTGGCCGCCTGCCAGCACGCCCGTCTGGTCACCCGCCTGGTCGTGAAGTCGACCGGTGCCGTCTACGGCTCCAGCCACCGCGACCCGGCGATGTTCACCGAGCAGATGCAGCCGCGCACGCTGTCCGGGGGCTACGGCAAGGACGCGCAGGACGTCGAGGCGTACGTGCGCAGCTTCCACCGCCGCCGCTCCGACGTGTCGGTGACGGTGCTGCGGTTCGCCAACCTCATCGGGCCGTCGGTCGACTCGGTGCTGGCGCCGTACTTCGCGATGCGGCTGGTGCCGATCCTCGCCGGCTACGACCCGCGCCTACAGTTCGTGCACGAGCAGGACGCCGTGGCGGCGCTGGTGCGCAGCGCCACCGTCGCGGACCCGGTCGACGGCGTGTTCAACATCGCCGCCCCCGACGTCATGCGGCTCTCGCAGGCGGTGACCCGCGCGGGCCGGCTGCCGCTGCCGGTCGTCGGCCCCGCCGCCTCGGTGCTCGGGCGGGCCGTGCGGATGCTGGGGTTCGGCGACTTCACTCCCGACCACATCCAGTTCCTGCGGTACGGGCGCGCGATGGACACCTCGCTGGCGGCCGAGCGGCTCGGCTTCCGCACCGAGTACTCCACGCGCGAGGCGTTCGACGACTACCTCGCCGGCCGCGGCATCCGGCCGACACTGCCGCTGCGCGCACTGCGCAGCGCGCTCGGGGTAAAGCGGTGA
- a CDS encoding lysophospholipid acyltransferase family protein: MSGRGPGLDPALALLGAAVDGAERLARTHPEIERALARLVSFIRRRVTGEYDIDEFGLDREFTEGVLHPLVKVLYDKWFHVSVVGAERIPSDGPALLVANHSGTIALDGVILSYAVHRNTAERRILRLLAADLVFGLPVVGDLARRSGSALASADDAARLLGDGELVGVFPEGFKGVGKGWSQRYRLQRFGRGGFVSTAIRAGVPIIPVSIVGAEEAYPMIADISPLARTFGLPYFPVTPTFPLLGLLGLVPLPSRWVIEIGEPIDTAHLGADAAEDPMEVFELTDVVREKIQSRLYALLRERRRTFF; the protein is encoded by the coding sequence GTGAGCGGCCGGGGGCCGGGTCTGGACCCCGCGCTCGCGCTGCTCGGCGCGGCCGTCGACGGCGCCGAGCGGCTCGCGCGCACCCACCCGGAGATCGAGCGGGCGCTCGCGCGCCTGGTCAGCTTCATCCGCCGCCGGGTCACCGGCGAGTACGACATCGACGAGTTCGGCCTCGACCGGGAGTTCACCGAGGGCGTGCTGCACCCGCTGGTCAAGGTGCTCTACGACAAGTGGTTCCACGTCAGCGTCGTCGGCGCGGAGCGCATCCCGTCCGACGGGCCGGCCCTGCTGGTCGCCAACCACTCGGGGACCATCGCCCTCGACGGCGTCATCCTGTCGTACGCCGTCCACCGCAACACCGCCGAGCGGCGGATCCTGCGGCTGCTGGCCGCCGACCTCGTGTTCGGGCTGCCGGTCGTCGGCGACCTCGCGCGCCGCTCCGGCAGCGCGCTGGCCAGCGCGGACGACGCCGCGCGGCTGCTCGGGGACGGCGAGCTGGTCGGCGTCTTCCCCGAGGGGTTCAAGGGCGTCGGCAAAGGCTGGTCGCAGCGGTACCGTCTGCAGCGCTTCGGGCGCGGCGGCTTCGTCTCCACCGCCATCCGGGCGGGTGTCCCGATCATCCCGGTCTCGATTGTCGGCGCCGAGGAGGCCTACCCGATGATCGCCGACATCTCGCCGCTGGCGCGCACCTTCGGGCTGCCGTACTTCCCGGTCACGCCGACCTTTCCGCTGCTCGGGCTGCTCGGGCTGGTCCCGCTGCCGAGCCGCTGGGTGATCGAGATCGGCGAGCCGATCGACACCGCGCACCTCGGCGCCGACGCGGCCGAGGACCCGATGGAGGTCTTCGAGCTCACCGACGTGGTCCGCGAGAAGATCCAGTCGCGGCTGTACGCCCTGCTGCGCGAGCGTCGCCGCACGTTCTTCTGA
- the proC gene encoding pyrroline-5-carboxylate reductase: protein MLDGNTIGFIGGGNMAEALIAGILRGGAVTPESVLVTEKHPDRAEYLRTRYGVTTLSAEELAERADIIVFAVKPQVIDEVLADLAGRLHDEVLLVSVAAGIPTSRFERDFPALPVVRVMPNTPALVGEGMSVIAPGTTAKHHHLGYARAILATAGKVLELPEDLLDAVTAVSGTGPAYFFYLTEALVDAAVAVGLERDVAARLVVQTAVGAATMLRESGREPVDLRQAVTSPGGTTAAGIGVLEDRGAREIVAAAVRAARDRSAELGSGA, encoded by the coding sequence GTGCTTGACGGCAACACCATCGGATTCATCGGCGGCGGCAACATGGCGGAGGCGCTGATCGCCGGCATCCTCCGCGGCGGCGCGGTCACCCCGGAATCGGTGCTCGTCACCGAGAAGCATCCCGACCGTGCCGAGTACCTGCGCACGCGGTACGGCGTCACCACGCTCAGCGCGGAGGAGCTCGCCGAACGCGCGGACATCATCGTCTTCGCCGTCAAGCCGCAGGTGATCGACGAGGTGCTGGCCGATCTCGCCGGCCGGCTGCACGACGAGGTGCTGCTCGTCTCCGTCGCCGCCGGCATCCCGACCTCCCGGTTCGAGCGGGACTTCCCGGCGCTGCCGGTGGTCCGCGTCATGCCGAACACGCCCGCGCTGGTCGGCGAGGGCATGTCGGTGATCGCGCCCGGGACCACCGCGAAGCACCACCACCTGGGCTACGCGCGGGCCATCCTGGCCACCGCCGGGAAGGTGCTCGAGCTGCCCGAGGACCTGCTGGACGCCGTCACCGCCGTCTCCGGCACCGGCCCGGCGTACTTCTTCTACCTCACCGAGGCGCTCGTCGACGCGGCCGTGGCGGTCGGGCTCGAGCGCGACGTCGCCGCGCGGCTCGTCGTGCAGACCGCGGTCGGCGCGGCCACCATGCTGCGCGAGTCGGGCAGGGAGCCGGTCGACCTGCGCCAGGCGGTCACCTCCCCCGGCGGCACGACGGCGGCCGGCATCGGCGTCCTGGAGGACCGGGGGGCGCGGGAGATCGTCGCGGCGGCGGTCCGGGCCGCGCGGGACCGCTCGGCAGAGCTCGGATCCGGGGCATAA
- a CDS encoding TetR/AcrR family transcriptional regulator has translation MADSSTAWRSYDRPHLDPVLTAAVEAFNEVGYHGATVRDIARRCGLSVAGIYHHHAGKQEMLVAILASTMDELMWRNEAARRAGGDDPVARFCNQIETLALSHMYWLKQAAIGSTEMRALAPHNRGAIVARRAELQRHIQDDVDLAVSRGLFRTAHPKDAVRAVVGMCIQTGQWYDAGGEMSPEQVASDIVQVALDTVAYRTHAEENASA, from the coding sequence ATGGCCGACAGCAGCACCGCGTGGCGATCCTACGACCGCCCGCACCTCGACCCCGTCCTGACGGCGGCGGTCGAGGCGTTCAACGAGGTCGGCTACCACGGCGCGACGGTCCGCGACATCGCGCGCCGCTGCGGCCTGTCGGTCGCGGGCATCTACCACCACCACGCCGGCAAGCAGGAGATGCTCGTCGCGATCCTCGCGTCCACGATGGACGAGCTGATGTGGCGCAACGAGGCTGCCCGCCGCGCCGGTGGCGACGATCCCGTCGCCCGGTTCTGCAACCAGATCGAGACGCTCGCGCTGAGCCACATGTACTGGCTCAAGCAGGCCGCGATCGGGTCCACCGAGATGCGCGCGCTGGCGCCGCACAACCGCGGTGCGATCGTCGCGCGCCGCGCCGAGCTGCAGCGGCACATCCAGGACGACGTCGACCTCGCGGTCAGCCGCGGGCTGTTCCGGACCGCGCATCCGAAGGACGCCGTCCGTGCCGTGGTCGGCATGTGCATCCAGACCGGCCAGTGGTACGACGCGGGCGGCGAGATGAGCCCGGAGCAGGTCGCGAGCGACATCGTGCAGGTCGCCCTCGATACGGTTGCCTATCGGACCCACGCGGAGGAGAACGCGAGTGCTTGA
- a CDS encoding 30S ribosomal protein bS22, translating to MGSVIKKRRKRMAKKKHRKLLKRTRVQRRNKK from the coding sequence ATGGGTTCAGTCATCAAGAAGCGTCGCAAGCGTATGGCGAAGAAGAAGCACCGCAAGCTTCTCAAGCGCACTCGCGTGCAGCGGCGCAACAAGAAGTAA
- a CDS encoding sugar phosphate isomerase/epimerase family protein, producing MRTAKPRRRVLLSSASVFPEPLDAAFELAHELGYDGLEVMIWGDPASQDAAAIAELIQVAQLPVGSVHAPCLLITARVWGTEPGPKLTKSVRLAHQIGARTVVVHPPFRWQSRYAREFAAGVRALERQSGRVIAVENMFPARVGARGVSAYAPHWDVTRGPFEHLTLDTSHTSVARCDSAEMLARMGERLAHVHLADGTGKGTDEHLVPGRGSSGCDRVLHALPASFTGDVVVEVSTRNLDRERRAADLAEALRFARTHLAAPPPS from the coding sequence ATGCGCACCGCGAAGCCGCGCCGGCGGGTGCTGCTGTCCAGCGCGTCGGTGTTCCCCGAACCCCTCGACGCGGCGTTCGAGCTCGCGCACGAGCTCGGCTACGACGGCCTCGAGGTGATGATCTGGGGCGACCCCGCGAGCCAGGACGCCGCCGCCATCGCCGAGCTGATCCAGGTCGCCCAGCTGCCGGTCGGCTCGGTGCACGCCCCCTGCCTGCTCATCACCGCGCGGGTGTGGGGCACCGAGCCGGGCCCCAAGCTCACGAAGTCCGTGCGGCTGGCTCACCAGATCGGCGCGCGCACCGTCGTCGTGCACCCGCCGTTCCGGTGGCAGAGCCGGTACGCGCGCGAGTTCGCAGCCGGCGTCCGCGCCCTCGAGCGGCAGTCTGGCCGGGTGATCGCCGTCGAGAACATGTTCCCCGCGCGGGTCGGCGCGCGGGGCGTCTCGGCGTACGCCCCGCACTGGGACGTCACCCGAGGACCGTTCGAGCACCTCACGCTGGACACCTCCCACACGTCGGTCGCGCGCTGCGACTCCGCGGAGATGCTCGCCCGGATGGGGGAGCGGCTGGCGCACGTGCACCTCGCGGACGGCACCGGCAAGGGGACGGACGAGCACCTCGTCCCCGGCCGGGGCTCCAGCGGCTGCGATCGGGTCCTGCACGCGCTGCCGGCGAGCTTCACCGGGGACGTGGTCGTCGAGGTCAGCACGCGGAACCTGGACCGGGAGCGGCGGGCGGCCGACCTGGCCGAGGCGTTGCGGTTCGCGCGCACCCATCTGGCGGCCCCGCCGCCAAGTTGA